In the genome of Lathyrus oleraceus cultivar Zhongwan6 chromosome 4, CAAS_Psat_ZW6_1.0, whole genome shotgun sequence, the window TTACTCATAAAACTTCCTTGCATTGTGTTCTCTTGTAATGGATTTTCCTACTTCTGATTCTCTTTTATTCTGTTTGTGCTCATGCCTTACTTTTACTGAAAGGttgatttattttcatcataCTTTATTGAGTCATTGGAAAGTTCATTAAAATAAACCAATGCCCTATCTGTTCATTATTGTTCTATTGAGCTTCAAACAGTGGGTGAGATATGGTCACCTGTCTGCAGTTGTGCGGCTTATGGGGCGTGCAGCTTCACACATTACACTGGAATGTGCTCTACAAACTCATCCAAACATTACCATTATTGGAGAAGAGGTTTGTCATAAATTTGATCATGTCATCTAGTGTTTGGACAGTGCAGAGGTTAATAATATCAATATTAAATGCATCAATGTTGATTTTACGATTGAGGTTTGCTAATGGCAATCCACTGATTGTAGTTTTTTTCCAGAACTTCTAATTGAAAGGGAAATAACTGTTTTGTACAGCTTTTTATCCAGAGAAGTATAATTAAATGAAAGGCATAGCCAGAGAAGaataattaaatgaaaaacaTAGTTCAAATTTTGCTTTAACATGCGAAATTACCTCTTCAATATAATAGTTCAAATTTTGCCTTAACATGCGAATTACCCCTTCAATATAAAAAGTAATGGACCGGCATGATAAATCAATACTAATGGGCTGCTGAAATATTTAGTGGAGGCCGAAGTTACTAAAACATTTCAATATTCATTACTTCCTCCCTCTCAAGCAGAAGATGATTTTGTTGTGCAATTTATCTACTTTTATTTAGTGAATTTTAAGGTGTTCTCTCAAATATTTTATTTGACAAGTAAAATCTTAATTTAGGTTGCTGCCAAGAAGCTGACACTAAAGAATGTCACTGACTACATTGTGGATATCATTTCTAAAAGAGCTGAGGCTAATTATAACTATGGGGTCATTCTTATCCCTGAAGGTCTAATTGATTTCATTCCCGAGGTAGCTAACCCTCTTCATAAAAATATTTCCATATATGATGTTTTGGCATGTGTTCATGTCCAAGAATACGAAATGCTTGCCTACAATAATTGTTATATCTACTATTTGTTTGCAGGTCCAACACCTTATTTCAGAACTCAATGAAATTCTGGCCCATGATACTGTGGATGAAGGTGAGTTATGGAAGAAAAAGCTCACTGATCAGTCATTAAAGCTTTTTGATTTCTTACCTCAAACAATTCAAGAGCAATTAATGCTTGAAAGAGATCCACATGGAAATGTTCAGGTGCTTAATGGTGTTATTTTGCTCTGCTTATTTTGCCCACTATGCAATTCGACTAGACCTCAATGTTGGTATATTCTCAACTAGGTTGCTAAGATAGAAACAGAGAAAATGTTTATCCAGATGGTCGAGACTGAGTTGGAGAAGAGAAAGCAAGAAGGCACATACAAAGGCGGATTTAAAGGGCAGTCTCACTTTTTCGGGTACTCCATCTAGTTTATCGGTCTTGAAGTTGCAAGGTTTGATGATATAAGTTGCTCTGTAACAAAAAAGAGGTTCCGTGGACCCGCTTTATTATTTGCCTATAACTATTATTTATTATTACTCACAATGATTAGTGTTTGTAATTACCCACACTCATTTATAATACGCAGCTATGAAGGAAGATGTGGTTTGCCAACTAATTTTGATTCTACTTACTGCTATGCATTGGGTTATGGTGCTGGAGCCCTCCTTCAAAGTGGGAAGACTGGATTGATATCATCAGTTTGTTCTTTTCCTAATGCTCTTTTCTTTTCATTATCACATTTAATACTTCTAGATTCGTCTAGATGATTGATTGTGGTTAAAATTTTCTTTGGATGTGAGGCCATCAACTCAATTCCTTGATTGCCATTCATATTTTGTTCAGGTTGGGAATTTGTGCGCCCCAGTAGAAGAGTGGACTGTTGGTGGAACTGCACTTACCTCACTAATGGACGTGGAGAGGAGACACGGTACGCTTTATAATCTACAGAAGCTTTCGCTTCACAGCATACCCCATTTCATTTCTATGAATTGTGTTCATATAACCTTTTATCTACTCGATAATACAAAATTAGTATATAGTTATATCTATGCTGTAAAATACATTTAAAATTAGaaatatttttttcttcattttttctgTATTATCAAATATTCACAAGCTGCTTCTTTTAACAATGTCTGGTAATGTTAAAATTCCACAGCACTACACATTTCGTTTATTTGAATGTTTTTCTCTAATGTTTTGTTTATGTATTGGGTGCTTTTTCTGTACAGGTAAATTCAAGCCTGTTATTAAAAAAGCAATGGTGGAGCTTGAAGGTATATATATTCATTTGTTCTTTACTCAAAAGTAACAAGCCGGAAACTATATTTTCACCCCCATATAAAGGTTGACAGTGAAATGAAAGGGAGGGGATAATATTTCTTTTTCTATGGGTCCATAATGTGGTACAAAAGATTAGGTTTTTTCCCGTATGTTTTCATTAATCACCATGGGGTTCTTGGTTGCCCACCTATGAAGCACGGACACCGGAAACACGACACTGACACTAACATGTCAACACCGGTgataatttgaaaaaatgaatgaaataatTAAATGTAATCATAAGTGTTGGTGTCGGTTTCGGACTAAGACACATTTTTTCAGAGGTGCCAACCTTAAGGGCATGAATCCGTTTCAGTGTTAGGAAAAGTGGATTTACAAATCATACACTTTAATTATTGCTGTTATACTAGGAGCTCCAATTATTATGTGTCAAATAACTAAATTTCTTGTTGAATTTTCAGAGGCACCCTTCAAAAAGTTTGCCTCCCTGCGCGATGAGTGGGCCCTAAAGAATTGCTATATCAGTCCAGGTATGCATGAATTTTTCTTTCACTTATTGTTTCTTTTGTCTGCACCTAAAAAGGCTATGCTCCTTCACTTTGTGTAATACAATCTTATTAGGTAAAAGTAGTTCTCACTATTTTGTAAATGGTAAAAACTGTGTTGAATGAGTTTATCTAATAAAGTATTTTTAACATTTTACCTGTACTTTATTGTCGATAGCTGGAAATTAGTGCTGCAAGTCAGTATTTGTTTTCTCATGAACTGGAGATTACACTCGTTATTATGATCTTCACTGTAGGTCCGATTCAGTTCACTGGCCCAGGATCTGATGCAATTAGTCACACTCTACTCTTGGAGCTTGGCGCGCACGCTTAGACGTGTTATGAGACAACATTTTGATGGCGGCAATTCACATGTTTTTAAGAACTACTGCAAATATAATAAACCGGAGAACATTTAGTGCTCGTGTTTCTGTTGAACTTCATTAGAGTAATTATGTGAGAAGAGTATCTGTAGATATATAATCAACCAAATGTTTTAAAAACATGAGAGAAAGTACAATAAAGCTTCTCCTGAAATTATTTCGAAGTTGTCTATTTAATTTAGTAAGCCTATTAAGCTTGCAAATATGTAAATCTGAGAATTGTTTTTGGGATTATTTCTCTGCATTATTCTGGTTGGGTTCTCTAAGTATTTTGATACTGTTTTTCCATACTAAACCCAATCACATAACTTCCCATCCTTCGTCTTGGGTTTGGGAACTCAATCTCCTAAAAAAAATCAAGTTTTTGTTTTGGCTCATTACTCACAATTCAGTTTCTATTCTATCTGTTTTGCATCTCTGTATGAAAATTCCGGCTTTGgaagatgagtcttttattcaTTGTCCCCGAGATTGTAGTGACCAAAAAATCTCAGAATTTAAAATCTTTAATGTAGATATTTTCACTAATAAGGATGACGCTAATTGGTTTAAAAATGGTATGTCGGATCTCAACAATTTGTTTCCTGCATTTGGTGGATTTGGAGGAATAAAAAAGCTATTTGCATCTCGTGAAATCATATTCTTATATACCACATTTCCTTGGTTGTTTGGAGCATATCAAACTCTTTCCTCTTTTGTTTCAGCAACCTCCACCATTGCATTATCGTAAATATTGATGGAAGGTATCTTGGAACCCCAACCTGAGAAGGTTATGCAGTGGCTGCAGCTCTACATGTATTATGCATTAAATATGCACAATCTCCGGTCACAATTATAAGAAAATTAACTATTTTATATTGATTAAGAAAATTAATTAAGTgtaattatttttttttataaattaacTACAACATTGAATGGTCTTACATTAAATGAAGGATATAAACATTAATTAGGTTATAAATTAATGACTTTTGATTATAATAGTGATCAAattttaaagtttttttttttataattatgATCGGAAGGTGTATTAAGAGATGAGATACATTCTCTAGATTTTAAATGGTCTTGACACTTAGTATACTTGTTGTCTCTTGTTTGCAAACAAATTGTAAATGAGTTTTGAAAAAGAAGTTAAAACATGACGGCACAAGCCACTATAATGTGTACCTTGTAGTTAAGGATTTTAGGCAAAGAGGAAGCATAgattttttttgatatttttctcCGATCATGAATTACATcaatattaattttaattattgCTACTTATAAAATAATAGTACACTAAATGAATGATAAAACAACATTTTTAAATGGTGATTTAGAAGAAAAAATATGTATGAACTATAAGGGTT includes:
- the LOC127138333 gene encoding pyrophosphate--fructose 6-phosphate 1-phosphotransferase subunit beta, translated to MAPSFALDGGEDFNRVAPPPSVTGRFASGYSDVQNSRIFHTLPLPSVLKSPFKIVDGPQSSAAGNPDEIAKLFPNLFGQPSAVLVPSGSDTVLPNQKLKIGVVLSGGQAPGGHNVISGIFDYLQDRAKGSILYGFRGGPAGIMKCKYIELTSDFIHPYRNQGGFDMIRSGRDKIETPEQFKQAEETVNKLDLDGLVVIGGDDSNTNACLLAEYFRSKDVKTSVAGCPKTIDGDLKCREVPTSFGFDTACKIYAEMIGNVMIDACSTGKYYHFVRLMGRAASHITLECALQTHPNITIIGEEVAAKKLTLKNVTDYIVDIISKRAEANYNYGVILIPEGLIDFIPEVQHLISELNEILAHDTVDEGELWKKKLTDQSLKLFDFLPQTIQEQLMLERDPHGNVQVAKIETEKMFIQMVETELEKRKQEGTYKGGFKGQSHFFGYEGRCGLPTNFDSTYCYALGYGAGALLQSGKTGLISSVGNLCAPVEEWTVGGTALTSLMDVERRHGKFKPVIKKAMVELEEAPFKKFASLRDEWALKNCYISPGPIQFTGPGSDAISHTLLLELGAHA